The nucleotide sequence TGTTTTCCAGCAGGCCCATCGCCTCCTGCTGACTCATCATTACCTTGCGGCCGTTTATCATGACCGTCACACCCGATAGCCCGTTCAGGTTGAACTGACCGTTTTGTCGGTCAGTCATTACACCGGGCAGGCGTTCCAGCAGTTGCAGGGCATTGCTGCCTTTGGTAAGCAGGCTGTTTTGCACATTCACCACCTTGCCAAAGGGCGTTTGCTGCACCAGATCACGGCGGGCCGAGACTACCACCTCTTCCAGCTGGCTGCTCTCATTTTCCAGCACAATCGCTCCCAGATTCAGGGAATCCGACAGTTCCAAAGCAAGTACATAGTCGGTATAACCAATGCTGCTGCATTTCAGAAAGTATCGGCCGGGAGAAACGGCCGGGATACGAAAGCGACCTTCCTCATCGGTCCCCTGCCCGGACACATAGCTGCTATCGGGCAGGCGGTGCAAAATAACGTTGCCAAAAGGGACAGGCTTATTTTGGGTATCGGTCAGTAGTCCGCTCAATTGTGCCCAAGTTGGCAAACAGGCTGTTGAAGTGAGAAAAAGGAAGAAGAATCTGCGCATGTCTTTTTTGGCTTCAAAGAAAGGAAGCCGAAAAGAGTCTTGCAGAAATTCTTGATTTTCAGTAGTATTAATTTGATAATCGGCAGTTTTGGTGGTCCTTCCCCATTGGTCAATTTATTCCTGCCATTGGTCAATATAGTTGATCCGATGAACCGTTCAGGCCCTACTTTCGCGACGATTTTTCTTTTTGAATGATGCAGTGGATTTTAAAATACAAGCTATACCACATTCCGTTTTGGGTGGCTTACCACCTGATGTGGCTGCTGATCAATACCGATGGACTGCATAATTCCTGGCATTACCTTTTTGGCGGAGAGGTGCCGGTGAAGTTTTTGGGATACATCATTTTTCAGGCTGCCGGGGCCTATTTCAACCTCTATTTTCTGATTCCCCGCTTTCTTTCCGAGGGGCGTTACGGCCTTTATTTTATTGGCGTGGTACTTACCATCCTGATCTGTACAGCTCTGATTACCAGCGGATATTACCTGAACGCTTATCTTTCAGATCTCACTTTTCAGGAGCTTTTTGGCAGGCCTCCTTCTGATTTCCTGTACATTTTCTCCCGCATGTGTCTGCCTTCCACCGCCGCCAGCATGACCCTGGCCATGAGTGTGAAACTGGCCAAAAACTGGCTGCAAACCGAGCGGGAAAAACTGACGCTGCAAAAGGAGAATCTGGAGACTGAACTGAAGTACCTGAAATCACAGATTAACCCGCATTTTCTGTTCAATACCATTAATTCCATTTATGTGCTGATTCACAAAGATGCTGATCTGGCTTCCGAGTCGCTGGCTTCTTTCTCAGACATGCTGCGGTATCAGCTATACGAATGCAATGATTCGTATATTCTCCTGCGCAAGGAGCTGAATTTTCTGGAAGATTTCATCAAGCTGGAAAGTCTGCGGCTGTACGATGATCAGACGGAACTGGCTTTTGACCTGAGTCAGCAGGTGAGTGAGCATCTAAGGGTTGCTCCGTTTATCCTGCTGCCTTTTGTGGAAAATGCCTTCAAACACGTTTCCAGGGATAAAATCCGGGCCAATTTCATCCACATGCAGCTGTCGGTCTGCGATAAAAATCAACTGCACTTGAGACTGGAAAACAGCAAAGAAAAAGGCAGTGGAAATGAATCATCGGGCATTGGACTGGCCAATGTGAAACGCCGGCTAGAGTTGATTTATCCGGGAAAGCATGACCTGGAAATCAGGGACAAAAATGATATCTTTAAGATAGAACTAAAACTGGATTTGGGGTGAAACTAAAATGCATCATCACCGACGATGAACCATTGGCCGGCGAAGGACTCGCCCGGCACATAAAGGTGGTGGATTATCTGGAGCTAATCGGGGTGGTGCAAAACCCTGTGGAATTGGATCAGCTCATGGAAACCGAAAAGCCTGATCTGATTTTCCTGGATATAGAAATGCCGTTAATGAGCGGTATGGAATTACTGCATCTGAAAAACGCACTGCCCATGGTGATTTTAACCACGGCCTATCCCAATTATGCTCTGGAAGCCTTTCAGTTTGACGTGATAGACTACCTTCTGAAACCCATAACCTTTAACCGGTTCTTTAAAGCCGTCAAAAAAGCCAGAGAATTGTACCTCCTGAAAAATCAGAAATTGCCCCACACGCCGATAACTCCCCCCGAACCCGATTATTTCTTCATTAAAAGCGAGGGTAAATATGAAAAAATCCGTACCGATGCGATCAACTATATACAGTCGCTGCAAAACTACGTGATTATCCATACGGATAGAGGCAAATTCATGACGCTGATGTCTCTCAAATCGCTGGAAGAAAACCTCGATGCCGAACAGTTTTTGCGGGTGCATAAGTCATATTTGGTAGCTATTGCCAAAGTCACCCGCTTTGAAAATTCCGAACTAAAAATCGGAGAAGACCTAATCCCCATCAGCCGGATGAATAAGGATTTTGTGATGGAGAAGCT is from Salmonirosea aquatica and encodes:
- a CDS encoding LytR/AlgR family response regulator transcription factor, which translates into the protein MKLKCIITDDEPLAGEGLARHIKVVDYLELIGVVQNPVELDQLMETEKPDLIFLDIEMPLMSGMELLHLKNALPMVILTTAYPNYALEAFQFDVIDYLLKPITFNRFFKAVKKARELYLLKNQKLPHTPITPPEPDYFFIKSEGKYEKIRTDAINYIQSLQNYVIIHTDRGKFMTLMSLKSLEENLDAEQFLRVHKSYLVAIAKVTRFENSELKIGEDLIPISRMNKDFVMEKLLGERYLGR
- a CDS encoding sensor histidine kinase — translated: MQWILKYKLYHIPFWVAYHLMWLLINTDGLHNSWHYLFGGEVPVKFLGYIIFQAAGAYFNLYFLIPRFLSEGRYGLYFIGVVLTILICTALITSGYYLNAYLSDLTFQELFGRPPSDFLYIFSRMCLPSTAASMTLAMSVKLAKNWLQTEREKLTLQKENLETELKYLKSQINPHFLFNTINSIYVLIHKDADLASESLASFSDMLRYQLYECNDSYILLRKELNFLEDFIKLESLRLYDDQTELAFDLSQQVSEHLRVAPFILLPFVENAFKHVSRDKIRANFIHMQLSVCDKNQLHLRLENSKEKGSGNESSGIGLANVKRRLELIYPGKHDLEIRDKNDIFKIELKLDLG